The Denticeps clupeoides chromosome 4, fDenClu1.1, whole genome shotgun sequence genome segment CCCCCTCGCCTCGCCGCTCCTGCCGCTCAACGACGTGGCGGCTCTTGCACGCGAACCGGGGGCCACGCCGGGGCCGTGGTGCTTGTTCGTGTGCCGGAGCAGCAGCTGGCGGTCGGGGCTGGTGTAAGGGCACAGCGGGCAGGGAAACCACTCGCCGGTGTGGTGGCGGCGTGAGTGCAGGTCCaggctttttttctgaatgcttatatacaaaacaataaaaataataatattacacttttatgtctttaacctaaaacataaaatatgtttaacaggtagggtgaaggtgtgcaaatgggtgAAGCCGCGCCGCGCCCCATACACGACAGCGGCACGCTGGCGGGGTGTGAGTGCACAGCCGTGTTACCTGCTGTAAGGACAGTACTGACAGCGGTAGGGCTTCTCTTGAGTGTGCGTTCGTGAGTGTCTCCGCAAGGAACTCCTGTCTATGGAGGCGTAAGGGCACTGAGAACACTTGAAAGGTTTCTCTCCTTgaaacgaaaagaaaaaaaaaaagggggggtaAAACTTTAAGCAGTGCCAGGTCATGCACACCAGTACATGGGAAAAGTCTCACGAAAGAGTTCCAAAATGAAGCTGTAAATCTCAGATGTCTAGAGTTCATTCCCGGTTGCTACAGCTCCCTACAGCCATGCCTCTCGATAGGAAGGCCCTGAAAGGGGCAGGGACGTATTTCACATGCTCTGCAAAGAAGGCCAATGGTGTTTCAGACTTTAATGCTTCACGTGACAAAGGCTTCGTTTGAATTCTGCAGCGGATCAACGAGAGTTCTCACGAGAGTTCTATGAAATGTTTTGGCTTTAGATGTGATTCCAGTTTCTATGAATTTGTCAAGAATTTCCATGATCCTGAAAGTATTGCTCCCAGTAGGGTCATCGCtaatttagtatattttttaaaaacttcattttgttCCACGtaggatgaaaagaaaaagcatcCACTGGCCTGCTGCTACCTCGTACCTGTGTGTACACGGAGGTGCTGTATGAGAGAAGCTTTGAGTCGAGTGCGGTAATGGCAGTGCGGGCACTCAAATGGCTTATCGCCCTGGTGGATGCCCATGTGGCGGCGCATTGTCAGTCTGCTGGAAAACTTTCTGCGGGTGGAAAAATGAAACGcggggtgggaaaaaaaagcaacatttactgaTACCAAGCTCGATCTTGCAGTCCTCACAACATGTTATTTAAAACCAAAGAAAACCAAATTGCTAAGATGAAGGTTCAAATAAAACTGTCGCCGTTAACTTTCGCAAGATCTGGCATAACAGTAGACTGATTATTCTCAGCCAAATAGGCAAGCAAAAGGCTTTTTGAAAAAGGCAGCGTGAACTAAATCCAAATAATATATGATGacaaaaaatctgattaaaaattaaaacatgctAAATGTTTCCATCAGGCCATTTTTCTCCAGAATGTTACCTATCACAGAGTGTGCAGCAGAATTCTTTCCACCCCACCGATGTTGTCTTGAAGCTACTGGCTTCCTCTAGCAAAGGCTCCTCCCTCTCCTCATGGCCCCGCCCTCTTCTTGTATGCAGCTTCTGCGACGACGACTTCTTTGAGTGACACCAACCCCGAGACTCAACCCCTCTTATGCATTCCTGGTAAGGAACCGCTCTGAATTTCCCTTGGATTTGGGAGTTCCTGCAAATGCAAACGAGGTGACATGAGCAAAAATGTATTACCAAAAATGTTCAtatgaaatatttgaaaatataCATACAAGTTCAAAGCACTCTGGGCTTCTGGCTCCACATCTTCCTGCGTCCTTTCTATGTTTTTACAGTTTGTGAGAATGTGCTTGTGCACAATCTTCCATGTCTTATCTAGATGTAACAGAAGAAGGTTCTTAGGTAAACTGAAAATGCATATGTATGCCTTTAACATAGGTCTTAATACACGTGGAACTGGCATTCTGCCGTAAAGCTACAACAGCTATATGAGACTAGTTTGAGGGATGAGCTGCATCTCACCAGTGAAGTCACAGTGTAGGCACTTGAACCCTCCttggtggtggtgctgctgctgcttgtgtAAGTCACATTCTGTATTAGAGTAACGCAACATTGACTGAGCCCGTTGGCAacgtttgtgtttctttttgtggACATCTCGCGAACGAGCACTCTGGAACTTCCTACGGCACACCCCGCATTTGTGCAGCCTGGCACGTTCTTTTTTTGCATGGCCCTTCCAGTGAGTGTGCATGTCGGGCCACTCCTGGGCCTCCCAGCCACAATGTGGGCACTGAAAATCCTGCCCACTGGCGTGGCACTTAAGATGAACGTCTAACAAGTTCCGCGTTGGCAGTGCCACTTGGCACAGCATGCAGGACAGCTTGCCAGTTCCTTTCGCTGGTCGTTTTTGCCTCCCAGTGGCCTCCAAGAACGAGGGTTCCGGTAATGCGGTGCTCTTGTTCGGCCTTCTGTCTGAGATGCTGGAGGGAGGGGCTGGGAGAATCTTGTTGCTGGAAATCCGACACAAGCCCAGCGTCATGAGGTGAGCAGACTGGGCCATCTCCTCATCATTAGCATCCAAATTAATCTGGCAGGAGAGCGGGTCAGGGAGGTCAGTGCTGGAGTCTTGCAGGTGAAACACAGTTTCTTCCTCGCTGTCTCCAGCAGGCTCGTCTTCAAAAAGAGTAGTAACCTTGGGGAATAAGGAAAAGAATTAATTTTTACTATATTTCAACAACAAGTACAATAGAGACTGAGTGAATAAAGGCCATGGGCCCCAGCTCACCTCACAGGTTTGTGCCACTTGAAGACTGTCCTCTGAAGTCGGTCCAAGGCCCATGTCACACGACCTTGGGCTGACGTTCTGCTGTATGCCATACATGGGCAGCAGGAACGGCATACGTTCCAGTCCCATGTCATTCATGTGATCCTCGCCAACTTTGGATCCGGGATGCATCACGGCATCTAACCCATATTGCAAGTCCACATTGCCGTCCCCTACGGATAACCCAAGGTCTGAACTGCTTGTATCTTCTTTTTCCAAGCAGAACAGGGAAGTGAGGTTATGTCTGTGAGCTACGTGGGTGCTGATGGTTGTTTTCGCGCTGCTGGTGAACTGGCATGCTTTGCATCGATACACTTCAACCAGAAAGGACTCCACCAGGCTGGACACTCCAGCCTCCAAGCCCTCCGCTGCGCTGCAATACAGACTTGAGGTGACGCTCCCTTCTGGAAGCTGCAGCATCACTGGATCGATGTCCTGGTAGACGTCTTTCAGGAAATTCATTCTGGGACAATAAACCACcctctattaaaaaaaatacaggtcATATATTCTTAATTCAGATTTTCATAAATTACAAATACgattcttaaaataaataattgaattcACGCTGTGGTAAGTCAGTTTCAGGGAGAAAGCAGCAGTCTGCCAGAGCCTCCGTAATAAACTCATTACAGCGGAGGCGTGATGACTTGAGGGACAGTTTCTGTTTTAGTGTGCAATTCATGTGTGCGTGTTCATCTGTGCGTTGATAAATGAACTTTTCTGGATGAAAGAGTCTATATTTACGTGTCCACGCTTGTCCACGCATGCCCTTTGTCCGTGTAAACACACGTTTGTCGCTGAGCCGATGTGCCGGACGCTGAAGCGTCATCGATATCGCGCATGCGCGCTGCGACAATTCCGCATTCCCACATCCGAACAGCGCAAATTATACAAACTGGGTCGGAAATGTGTTTATAGACCGAACAGGGATCATTCAGAGATTATctaaaacatttacagaagGACAgaaagcaaattaaaaaaacgtAACTTGTGAACGAGAGAAAGCGAACATCCTGATTGGTCAGAACGAGGGTATTGTGTTTCGTCAGAGACACAGAGCACTCTGATTGGtgaatttgttttatgaatCAACTTATCAGGTTTCTCTGTAGTAGGTTCGAATAAGGACTAAACGGAAATAAAGTATATCTGTGTTCGGCCATGGGACCATACTTCTATCATAGCTGTTCTTTCAACGCTAGAG includes the following:
- the LOC114787763 gene encoding oocyte zinc finger protein XlCOF6 gives rise to the protein MNFLKDVYQDIDPVMLQLPEGSVTSSLYCSAAEGLEAGVSSLVESFLVEVYRCKACQFTSSAKTTISTHVAHRHNLTSLFCLEKEDTSSSDLGLSVGDGNVDLQYGLDAVMHPGSKVGEDHMNDMGLERMPFLLPMYGIQQNVSPRSCDMGLGPTSEDSLQVAQTCEVTTLFEDEPAGDSEEETVFHLQDSSTDLPDPLSCQINLDANDEEMAQSAHLMTLGLCRISSNKILPAPPSSISDRRPNKSTALPEPSFLEATGRQKRPAKGTGKLSCMLCQVALPTRNLLDVHLKCHASGQDFQCPHCGWEAQEWPDMHTHWKGHAKKERARLHKCGVCRRKFQSARSRDVHKKKHKRCQRAQSMLRYSNTECDLHKQQQHHHQGGFKCLHCDFTDKTWKIVHKHILTNCKNIERTQEDVEPEAQSALNLNSQIQGKFRAVPYQECIRGVESRGWCHSKKSSSQKLHTRRGRGHEEREEPLLEEASSFKTTSVGWKEFCCTLCDRKFSSRLTMRRHMGIHQGDKPFECPHCHYRTRLKASLIQHLRVHTGEKPFKCSQCPYASIDRSSLRRHSRTHTQEKPYRCQYCPYSSIQKKSLDLHSRRHHTGEWFPCPLCPYTSPDRQLLLRHTNKHHGPGVAPGSRARAATSLSGRSGEARGRPKKRTGD